The genome window TTCATATTGATTGCTTGTTGGTCGTGAAATGAGGAAACAGAAAGCAGAGCTCCTTACTGCAGGTGCTGAGTTCCTCCTCACACTCCAGCGATGGGTCATTGAAGAGCACATCCGTGTCCAGGTAAGGAACTGTGTGCAGAGGGGCAGACACTCGATCACCCCTCTGTTCATTCATGTgttcatacgtgtgtgtgtgtgtgtgtaagccgtatatatattacacactgAATGGGAGGGAGGTCTGGTTGCAACCTACCCACAAACTTCCCAAGGTAATCGTCGTTCAGGTATTCAGATAAATCatctaaaacacaaataatacGCATCACTGGTCAAAACACTTGGCACAGTTGGCTCTCGCGTCTTTTATTCAGTACTTGAGGTGTGAAATGAGGTCAAAGCAGTAGCTCGACGACTCATGTGGAACGGTTCCAGAGTCCAGACGGGTTTATAAAGCTCCACTAACCTGGTATTTCTCCCAGGTCGGGGCAGATGAACGGGTCCTGATCCACATCCTGCATCCTTACACCTgacgacacacacgcacgcaaaaGGCAATTAGGAAGCGATGATATCGACGCTTAAGAACCGAAAGCGTCACGCGGTGTTGAAGCAGCACTCGATTGAATTACTTCTTAATACATAATAAGTATAATGCAAACATACGCCATCTGAATCACACGGATTGAGATACTGTATTCATTAAGAGAAATGCATCGTTCATCTCAAGATGCAAACTGCCCGAGCTCTCTTACATTTTGCAtgatttactttacttttttaaaaacttttggTGACATTTCAAGTTTATCTTTGGGTGAACGTGCACACGTTTGCCGTTGGTAGTTCCttcccttctttctctctctcttctttcagTTGAAGCACGGCGACATGGTGCACGGCGCTGAAGTCAGAATTGAAAGTCAGAAGTGACTTTGTGACAGTTGAAGGTGCCGCCTTACGAGGCGGGTTCGAGGCTCCTCGCGCACGGATCAAGCACCACTAGTAATCACTATCAAACCGTATCAAATGAACTTTGCACACGCAGGCGATGAGACAGAACCACGGCCGGTAGCTCTGAGAGGCCTGTCTTGGTGACTCGTTGAGCCACTTTGAACACAATAAATCTGCTTATTTTTTGCCTGAAAGGCCAAAAAGGGAGTTTCTCTAACTGGCCCCTCGGCGGCCcccttgtgtttttaaacaaactCTGAGAACCACTTGACCTTTTCGTTCGGTTTGTGGGTCATTTCACATCGGCCTCAACGCCAGCTGCATGTCCACTGGGCTGCCGTCTCAACTCATTCGGACCAATAAACTCAGACTCCACTCCaggaaatatacaaaaaaaaaaatagcgcACGACTTTTCACGTTCCTAAAAGGCGTCGGCTCCAGAAGTCATTGCCAGACTGCCAAACAGTTTGGCAACTATGTGGTTTAACAGGCACTCGGGTTACACGGGCACGGCAGCTTTCGGTTAGAATCACACCCTCGGCACACTGACCCCTGGACACACGCGTGGACTTTCCACTTTAGGAGATTAACTGTGAGCAAACACGTTTTCAATGTGTGCATTTAATGTGTGCAACATTATCACACATCTACGTCTCCGACCAGGCCGAGCATGTCGCGTGCAGCTGCTGTACGGAGGAGGATGATAACACAGCAGGTgctatttttaaatgcaaacagcAGCAGACGCCTCGTTgcctgacaacacacacaaataatcgACAAGGAACTTGCCATCTTAAataaatcaaaggcaaaaataaataaattgtaattCGGATTATTCAGTAACGGAGCTCGTGCACATAAACAGTATTTAGAGAGGAcctgtgcgcccccccccccccccccctcccctctgttccAGATCCTGCTGTTGCCCTTTGGATGAAGGGGTTACCTGCCTGGTGAGATGCTTCTTTCCTTCTGCAGGAGTAAAACCCTCCGGTCGGCTGTGTCCCTTCTTCTAGTGCTCCACGCATTCTCGGATGAAGCTTCGCGCACAACTTCTCAGTGTGCCAAGTGCGCCATCAATGAGCAGTCTTTTGCTTTCGCTTTGACTTTAGAGCTCtcggggagggcggggggctcTCAGTGGAAACCACAGACGGtgtgtaaataaaaaagtttgtgcacccacagacagacacacacacacagacacactgacccAGTTATCTATTACTTTGATTGCTGTTGTCGTCATGTAACTTCCCCCCCATCACTGAGATCACCATCGATAGTACCGCCTCTACCCGTCTTTGCCAATTACTGCAGATAACTGATCTGGCAGTAAGTATTTATCCCTGTTTACCTGTCTAAAAGTTTTCCGGCagaaaaactgtgtgtgtgtgtgtgtgaacatgcacGTACAAACCCAGGGGGTCAAATGTGGCGCTCAATCCTTAAAATGGGAAGGTTTAGTCATTGACGGCGAGGTGACCGGAGGAGTGAGGAACCCGAACACAAAGGGAGGCGAGGTGGAGTCTGAGGCTTTATGGTGGGTGTCTTTTCTAACTAAGACTCAAGTCTGAATTATCCAACGGATCGGGGCTCGAGCTAAATCACATCCGAGATCAAATCCCTCTCCGTTCCATGACATCACCGCCAGCTCCAgatgtctttgtgtctttggttgCAGTGTGAAAACACAGCCTTCTTTCCTCCCATGCTCGGTATTTGGGATCAACGCCAACTCAAAAGTGAAAGCGAGGTACAGCGCCGCAGCCTGTTCAGGCAACCGACCCTTTCAAAGCATGAACAAAGCCGGCCTTTCATTTTGTGGCCTTGACTGGAAAGTACCGGAGGGGAAATTAAAAGGGAAAGGCTCTGGTAGGCAAAGGCCCGGCTGGTAGAAGAACTAGGGGTACAGAACATGACCTGATAGACTGGCTACTCACCCCATTGCGTCTCCACGCTcgcctccacctcgccatcCTCCTGCGAGTCCTCGGTGCTGCGAgttgtggtaaaaaaaagttctgcAAGGCCCGACGGCACGCCGTGACCCGCGCCCGAGGACAAAGGGGGATCGCCGACGTCGGCGTGAGAAAGTAAATGAGCAACGTCTTCGGGGAACCCCGCACCGCATTGCACCTCTCTCATCAGGGAGAGCAGGTCCTCCGCCGCGCCGGCCGTCCGGTCCGCCTCCCACCAGCCGTCCACATCCCCCGGCGGCGCCGCGCGATCCTGGTCCAAAAAGGCCGGCTGCCCGCCGACGTCtgcggagagagggaggcctCTCATGTCCACCTCCGCGCATCGAAGAAAGGAGTCAGCGTGCGAACGCAGCGTCCTGCAGGCCGTCGCCAGCTCCGTTTCCTCTTCCACGTTGCGATCGGGGCATCGCGCTCCGCCAGCCTGCCAGGCAGGAGTCACACTGGGAACCAGAGGCAGCAACATCCCCGGCCCGCTACCTGCTCCAAGcgctctgtctcctcctcagaATTCCCCCTTCGTCCACATCCACTTTCATTATCACTTTCCTGCTTCTGCATTGAATCGGCACCCTTTCACTATTCCGTGGTGTGATGTGAGGCTGCGATTGGGTCGTCACAGACTGTCGGCGCAGAGGAGAGGTGGTGTTCACCCCACCCAGCCTCCAGGTGTGTCCCAGATGATCTGCTCCCCCACACAACTGCCCAGCAGGGCTCAGATGGTTGATTTACagttgatttaatttgtttttttcctctttaaagGGGCGCAATGATTTTTTCAGGAAGCGTCTCATTAAAAGAGGAAGATGTGTGAACTATTTCAGCTATTTGTTTATAGAAAAGACGTCAGAAACGTTAGCGGGTGGAGGGTAGATTATGCTTACACGACAAGATTTGTTCCTTTTCAGACTCAATACTTttattcatcaccatcttcctACATCAACCCTGTTATTTATCAGCCAATTGAACAACGTAGTTTGACACACATCATGTCAGCATATTTACATGGAGTCGAGCTGGTTGGGATGAACACAGCTGCAAGCCTGTACATACAGTATGAACAGCTGGAACAGAGCAAACATCCGTTTTTGTTGCTATACACAAATAATACCGGTTTGCTGGTAtattaatgttctgtttttttaaatgagtgtCGGCTGCTCGTTAAAGCAAAATCCTGTCAAGCAGCGGAAATGATCCGTTGGTTCTTCCATATCAAAAACAATCCAGTGCACTTTACTGTTTGCATTTGGTTGCCTCTGCATCATGTTTTCTGGATTTTTCAACATGGACTGAAATCCCCGACACGAAGGGAAAGATTTCAGTGTTATTCTTTTAGAACTCAACAGACACCAACCAAACCAATAAGGAAATAAAAGTCGAGCTATGTGGCTGTTTATACCAGTAGGATGCAGAAGCAGCTTCACATGTGGTTTCCTGTGAATCTCAGAGGAACTGCCACCATGTACGCcgtatgtacatgtatgtttgtacacacacacacacacacaagccgctGAACTGTGCGGCCGCCACTTATTCTGTCCACAAAGTGGAAACCACTACGAGTGGAACATGTGGCCAAGTTCTAATATTAAAGACCAGGTTATCtctattcatatttttattagtaaacagaacaaaacatattacaataaaataatccTGCATTAAGAGTCTAGTGACTCGGTTAAAGCAAGTGCATAACACAATACGACGATCTAGTCAAGGATGATATTTACTGTTGTGCTCATTGCCGAATGGTGATTGGTTCCTATATCTGCTTTTGGGACTCTCCGCCTATATGTCTGTTTATTAAATCCTTTAAAGGCAATAAAGTCTGCAATTTCACAACCCATCATTATTAAGCTGCTGTTAGCTACTAGAAATATTTCATTCGCCCCATTATTTTCAGCATTGGTTATTTGTTGGTCGTCGCACCTCCCCGGTCGGTGTTCGGATCCAATATGGCCGCCATAGGAGTTTCTTCAGGTGGtgctctgctcctccgtcacacGGTTGGAGCAGTAGTCCTGAATACCTGGAGGAGAGATAAAGACATGACATGACTTTGCTTATCGAGCTTtgtgggtgtttttgttttatcaacTAGGAGCTAAATCATCTCCGACACAAACCACGTCCAAATCGTCGACTTTACCCCCCTGCTGTGAGTAGATATTGAATTTggttatttccctttttgttgaCTGCTTCCCATTTGTCAAGCgttcacttcttcttttttttaacacatttcaaaaaGTCTATAGTCATCAAAAATAAGAAGCCACTTCGCTGGAATCGAACTTCCTTTCTAGGGAACGTAAGAGATTCTCCAAAAAGACTCGCGGTGTCCCCGTCACACTCACTGTGCACGATGCTCAGGTAGACTTCGGCGGCGGGAGAGTCGGGCACTTCGTGGAGGAAAGACTTCCCCTCGTCGCAGCTCCGGGCGATCCTCGGGTCAAGGGGTACTTTTCCTAACAAGGGCAGGTGGAGATCGGCACACATTCGCTCCGCGCCGCCGCTCGTGGGAGGGAAGATCTGAGAGGTGTTCTGCACGAGAGATCGGGCACGAGGAAAAGCTCAGAGgcacaatacatacaaacaGGCCAGACTCAACAACAAGAGACAAGAATGACCACTGTAACCACGGTAACTAAGGCcgttaaaaacacaacactgacaAAAAGGTCTTCCGTTTTTCAgactaaaaataaacatttaaaacaataaaacaaatatattcgTTATTTGACCGATATACAGCAAAGActgactccttcagctccgctgtgacaaggaccgatacaggagatcattcctgcccagtgcaataacactttacaatgaATCATCTCTGGCCAaatgacaacaataacaaccctgtactgcttctccttttacaaatgattattattgtctctttttgaaggttattcttttgtttcactttagtttatttaatttaataatttaatattttcatcttattatattgtatataatgtgtatgttttcattctattttctttcctgtacatgctgctgtgataccaaaatttccctcttgagggatcaataaagtatcagtctaatctatctatctatcaaagacctaaaataatccaaataaaCTATTGGAGCCGGTCTGTGAACGCACcacatgtcacttcctgtgggaCGAGGCAGGATGAGGAGCGCAAACGCTTCAAGGCCACTGGCGAGTCCGAGCCCGCCTGCTCCCACCGCTCAGTTAATCTCATCACTGTCACTATGTGACAGATTCTGTGGCTCTTTTAAACCTCTTCCAAAGACTCacttttacatatatatatatatatatgtatatatatatataaatttgacggatttaatgttatttattataaactaCTTGATTGTATGTTGTAAAACTCGTGTGCGTATTGTCAAGCACTTTGGAACCCTGTTTTGaaaggtgctatataaataaaagctagatttattattttatctgTATGCCTGACCTTGCACGAAGGACAAACAAAGCCGCTCATGTTCTCGACCACGCCGATGATCGGCATCTTGACCTTCTGGCAGAACCTGATCTCCTTTCGCACGTCCTGCAACGACACCTCctagcaagagagagagaagcggagAGAAAAGGGTGAAGCaggagagaggatgaggaggaaacaaacacaaaagcagcgAACACGGTTTTGCTTTTCCCCCCACAACTAAATAGCGCGGGTTGCTTTAGGAAAAGCAGTCGACAGACTGAAGctgggcggcgggggggggggaaacgacaTGATGTCTTGGAGATAGAGAGCAGGGAGGCTGGCGTATCGAAGGAAACCACCcgtctcctttgttttggtactTTCCAACCGTGGTTAGTTTTGGTCCTGGAGAATGAGGAAGTGATTCTTCTGCTGTCTGACCTCTTTCGCCCGGTCTAATTTAAGTATCAGGAAGTGTTTGCTCAGATAAAGACTTTCACCGAGCAGCGGTAGTCGTTTGATTTAGCCcgtaaacaaacagaacaactAAACACAACAGTGGCTCACGGTCACAAACATGGTGCAGGGACAGGAGATCAAGTGCCGAGGGGGAAAGTTAACTCACAGTTTACAAACCTCCGATACGGCGACACAGAGACCGTGAGAGAAAGCAGCAACTCTGCTCTCTTTATATTGGATGGATGCAAGATGGATTCCTTTACAGAGTCTTTCACTGCTGCAATGGCATCCGACTTAACGCTTAAAAGTGTGTGTTCCTGTCACACAAAGCACCCTGATAATACCCtgctgtgtgtcagtgtgtgtgtgtaaaatcaaCACGAGGGTTTGATGCTATTCATTTGCCCGTGTGTGTTCCTCAGAACAGTATGCAGCGGCTCGCCATCTTTGCACTGCTTCTATATAAACCTGGTGGATTACACCTTTATATGTTGTGTAAAAACAGCATCCTCTGTTGGTTGATGGTATAATACTAGAACCACTTTAATACCGCTGTAGCTGTTAGTGTCCATGTAACTCTCTGGTGGTTGAAGTTGATTCAATCAGGAGGAGTGAAGGAAGAGTGGAGGACGTCTGAGGGTGGAGGCAGCTGTTCATGCGAGTCACTGCCGCCAGTCCTGGGCCGTAAATGTGAGCGCTACCTGTGGTGTGGTGATGATGACCGCTCCGTCAACGTGGGTGGCGCTCAGGTACTGGATGAGCGACAGGTGCTCGTCCGAGGTGCCAGGGGGCGTGTCCACGATGAGGTAATCCAGGTCCCCCCAGTCAACGTCCCTCAAAAACTGCTTGATCATCCCTGATTTCAGACAAACAATGCTGGGGGATTCAGAAGAACGCTTGAGATTttataccacacacacacacacacacacacacacacactaaaacactaCCGTTCTTCTTGGGTCCCCTCCAGATCACAGCATCATCAGGGCTACTGAGCAGGAAGCCAATGGACATGACTGCCAGGTTGTCGTCCACATACTGCAACAttcaatacacaaaaacacacacacaaatatacacactaCTGTTCAAACGTTTGGGGTCACTTAGAAATGTCCTTGTTTTTAAAGATAagcactgttttttttcaatgaagataacattaaattaatcagaaatacactctatacattgttaatgtggtaaatgACTATTCTAGGTGGAAATGTCTGGTTTCTAATTAAATAAAAGCCTTTCAACGgtagtgtgtatatatgtattgtgCACGTTTCTTCAAAGCATGAAAGATTAAAAAGCAGCATGGTTTGAGTTAACTCACCACAGGAGACCAGCCTGAGCCACTCTGGTGAACCTGTAGCAGTAGAGATCACAAGCAAAAGCTCAACACGACCCTCCCACCACggtaagtgtgcgtgtgtgtgtgtgtgtgtgtgtgtgtcgccagcAGCACTCACCTGTTCTCCCTCCAAGCCCATGATCCTCGGAATGGACGGACCGCAGATATCCACGTCCAGCACGGCGACCTGAAAGCAGAGAGACTCTTTCAGCCTCGTTTAGCAACAGACCTGAGAGCAGCCCGACGAGGTCAGAACGGCATCATGAATACAACAATGATTATAGAAATAAAATAGAACATaatctgttgtgtttttaaatgaaggaaatataATAATGCAGTCGTATATAATAACACACTTTTAAAATCATTCAGCCCTCATAGAAATTGCTTCTGTCCTCATACTGAACCTTATGACCACAAACTTCTGCTAACCATGTGGACAGCGACCCCTACGGGAGACTCGTAGATTTCCACTAGTTGTACTAGACACAGTAAAGGGGTTCAACAAATTGAAAGTGTTACAAAACTACCACAAATGTGCCACACTAGAAGGTGTTTACACAATAGTTTGCTGTGTTCTACGTaatgtttttaaatttcatttaaaGACCAGCTGGTGGCTGTGCGGTTTTTGAAGATGAAAACGAAAATATGACCTCCTTCGTGCCGTCGCTGGCCAGCGCGTGAGCCAGGTGAGCGCTGAAGGTGCTCTTCCCCACGCCTCCTTTTCCAGACAGAACCAGGATCTTGTGTTTGACCGTTGACATCTTGGCTCCTATCTCAGCTATGgctggggaggagaggaaggaaggagaaggcTCTCAAAATGCCGGCTTCGATTAAAATCATCCCAATAACACCAATAGTATTTGTTGAACTGTATGTGGATCGTCACGGTCTGAAGTCACCAGGGTCGGGGGCTTTGGTGGCTCCAGAAGAACAGATCTTCTGGTTGGGACAGCCCTGACATGAGGACGTCTTTCCTGCCTGCTCACTTTCAGTACCCGGGCAGTCTGGAATGGACACGACCTTCTAGATTAGAGTCAAATTAGATTCTTGTAGAGAATTTGGCATGTTTCCAAAACATGCcaaatatgtaaatgtgatAAACGTCACATAATAgggtaaaatatatatttacattcgttcattcaaaaaacacaaaggactgATGATGATTTTTACAACAAAGGAAATACAAGTATTAGATGAATATTAAACCGGATGTTGATGAGGGATGAATACATGTTCTTGTATTAGCTGAGCGTAATAGAACATTATGGTGTAACGTCACACGAGAACTGCGTCACAATGACTCAGCAACATTTCAACTGTGTTGTCACAGTTTATTAAAACCACACAGGTATACAGTAAGAAATTGTGATTATTATAACTTGTTCTGGCTTAAACGTGCAGCTAACTCAGCTAACGTTAACCTAACGTCAGCCAACCAAACGTTAGCTTCTTAGCTTCACGttcagtataaaaaaaacactttcgtAACGTTTTAAATGCATCGTTGGCCTTCATGCCTCCGCCAGAGTTCCGTCTTATTTCATAGTACCGTTCTATATGTTTACTTTGCTAACagtttaacgttagctaacttatGGGATGAAAGCTGTGGTGGTGTAAGAACGTCATGGCAACGGGGAGATGAAGAGTGACAGAAACGAAGCGGGCGGCGACGCGTCGGTTTGAAACACAAAACGCACGCGTGCAGTTAGGAGCAACGTCACCAGTTAAGAATCAAATTTATTGTCGTACAGAAACACGAAGAAAGCTTAAGTTGAAAGACTCACGCTCAGGCGCATCCTTTGGTACGTCTGCCATCTTTACTCTAGTGTGCGCCGCTAAAAGCCTTCCCCTTCTAAGGTTCCGCAGCGGTCGCTTCGGTTCCGCCGCGCAGTTTTTTTGAAATTTTTGTCCTTTCACcggaaaaataataattaaattgcAAATATATCTAATTTCCTCTGAGATTCTTTCCCCTGAATCTTGTTCTAACTAACGGACCCCCCGTCAGCGGGCAGTCACAGTATACtcactacaaaaatatagacTACACCGCTGGGTATTCGATAAATAAATccaaaattgaaaaaaacattacgttaaaacactgttaatgtggatttgtttctttcattgttgCTTTTGTGTTCATGGACTCTCTTTCTGTCACAACCCGGCTCATGGAAAGTGACAGTCAAGAGAGTCCACACGttgacttaaaataaataacaaaggtTTTATTCGAGAACTAACAAAGTATGAATATACAACGGAAAATAAACTCTTGAAGTGTGAAAGTAGGCATATGAGGGGTGTAATGGAAATGCATGGATGAATATAAGACGTGTAGGTGTTACAAGACTAAATCAAATGGTGCTGgtagagagagcgagcgagcaggCCGGGCACCAGGAACTTTTAACACCTGGCTATCTCCACCCGCAGGTGCAACCTGTCACCTTAACgggtctcctccagctccacccgtcTCCAATCTGCAAACAAGAACATAGACAAAgaaggagacaggggggggggcagagggccgTAACACTCTCCTCTCCTGAATGTGTGGGAATGTGCAtatcacacacatttttctccatttagACAACAACACAACCTGGTGCACACGGTTATCTCAGCCCATTTTAAGACAGTTCATTAACGGGCTGCTGATAACTCACGTTACAATTTGGTGCAAGTTTAAAATtttgcaaaagcaaaacaatCCTTTCCGAACTTAACAAACACCAAACAAAATGCTTTTCGACGTGCAAACTCCAAACTTCTATATAGTGTATAAGTGTAAAACACTAATCTGAAGTTTGGGGCTTTTCTTTCTGTGGGGGCATGGGGGAGAGGCTTCCATTTCGGTAATACAACTTaaggtgtggtgtgtgtgcattctTCCCCCCCGGGTGTTTTCTTTGTATGTGTAATGTGATATTTTCTTTGTGTTGGCCATTCTGTTCATAATGTATTCACGCTTTGTTCACTCGATTATTGTTAGTTGACGTTATTATTCCAACAGTGATAAAACTaaattttctttgtgtgttgtcTGGGTGCTGATTTGTGCGTATTGAAGAACACAAATCCTCCTCCTTACAGTCCTCTTTCAAAATGGCATTTCTGCAACAAAATGATGCGCGCATGCACCATTCAAATCGCTCTCCCAAAGctgcaaaaacacactgatTTACATTATGCAAACCATGTCTACCCAAAGTACTTTGTATACCATAATACCATGGTAATGAACGAAGCGATGGGAAAAGGGtgcggagagagacagacatggGTGTCATTAGGTGTTCTCAGATGTGTAATTGATCCTTGGAGCCTAAATGAAAGTCTAAGCAGAGAGACACTTTACTTTGTGCTTCCTCTTTCTTCACTTGTCCTCCCGTGCCTCCCCACACCCTTTAATGGAAGCGCTGAAAAGGTtaggcagaaagaaaaaaaaccctttatTGGACACTTGTATCCGTATGACATCTTGCATATTTAATGCAATATATTGTCTACCAGAAAGGAATGCATGCCtgcatcttgttttattttgacaatgatgacaataataacaataataaccctgtactgctgtgatgttgctgctcttgctcttctccttttacaaatgattattattgtctcttttggaaggttattcttttgtttcagttttagtttatttaatttaatttaataatttaatatttctatcttattatattgtgtacaatgtgtatctttttattctattttcttccctgtacatgctgctgtgataccaaaatttccctcttgagggatcaataaagtatctatctctCTGTCTTATTTTGCCACAGTGCATTCTAGATAGTACGGTCGGGGTATTGGAAAATGCAGAAAGactgaaataaaagtgtttgAAATGTGTAACATGTAACATGCAGACATCTTAAACATGCAGGAATAGTCAGATTAATCTGATATGATTGACGTGCGGTCTCGTTAACAGACATTGCCATCACTAGATGTAGAAATGTGTAAGATTAGtcatcacaaaaaacattttgtgagtttttcattctctctcacacacacacacacacacacacacacacacacacacacacacacacacacacacacacacacacacacacactaatagacTCGGGTCAGACTTGGGTCACAGAGTTACTCAGCACAAAAGTTAAGCCTTGGCTGGACAAGCAGTCATCACACTGGGAacaatgccacacacacacacacacacacacacacacacacacacacacacacacacacacacacacacacacacacacacacacacacacacacacacgccatgcaGCCTAGctccaactttttttttacgagGATTAACAGAggaggttttgtgtgtgttctggcgATAGCGTGTGAGTAGAGACATCACGCACAACGGAgggggaaacaggaagtgagtcgTTAATGGAAAAAAGAGACGGGCGTGACCCGAAGCGGTTCCACAAGCACCAAAGGAAACAACGGCAGTTTGTATTGTGTCCGCTCATACAGAATATTGTCTCCAAACAACGCTACGCGTGTAATTAGGTATCTGTGACAGCTGAACAGGAGCCGCAGGGAGCCCCTCGTTCGAACGCTGCATCTGCACTCCTGCTGCTGCGCACCGCACGTGCTggttcacgcccccccccccccctgctgggccAGAACAGCGGCCTCAATGAAATGAGCCAGGGAGTCCGGGTGGCCTCGTGGTTACAGAGTCTCAGAAGCCGAATGGCAGAATGTACCGGGTTCGGTTCTCTTAACGACCACTTTGTGTGCGGTTTGGGATCCTTCCTCCATCGCTCTCCTGCCTCTGATCCTCCCCCACTCGCTTCCATTTCTCTATTTCCTCCCGCTCTTGTGAAATTCTCAGCTGCCATGTCGggcgatcccccccccccccccagagacttGTTTTAACcgacacagagtgtgtgtgtgtgtgtgtgtgtggcggagaCGTTGGAGTAAATAAAGAGCAGTCTCACCTGCTTTGAGAGGGACTTTGAAAGGTCCCTTTTCATGTGAGGAACAGGACCGAGGTGTTTGCTGCACTTTGTCCAATGCAAAGTGACTGTTTGCCTTATTGCTCGTTCTTCAGAGACAAGAGACGGACTCCTTGTGATGCACACGGACCATCAGGCACTCACAGGAGGCTCCTTTCAGAGGAACTAGGAGATGTGCACA of Gasterosteus aculeatus chromosome 11, fGasAcu3.hap1.1, whole genome shotgun sequence contains these proteins:
- the nubp1 gene encoding cytosolic Fe-S cluster assembly factor nubp1 gives rise to the protein MADVPKDAPEHCPGTESEQAGKTSSCQGCPNQKICSSGATKAPDPAIAEIGAKMSTVKHKILVLSGKGGVGKSTFSAHLAHALASDGTKEVAVLDVDICGPSIPRIMGLEGEQVHQSGSGWSPVYVDDNLAVMSIGFLLSSPDDAVIWRGPKKNGMIKQFLRDVDWGDLDYLIVDTPPGTSDEHLSLIQYLSATHVDGAVIITTPQEVSLQDVRKEIRFCQKVKMPIIGVVENMSGFVCPSCKNTSQIFPPTSGGAERMCADLHLPLLGKVPLDPRIARSCDEGKSFLHEVPDSPAAEVYLSIVHSIQDYCSNRVTEEQSTT